The Lactobacillus sp. CBA3605 genome contains a region encoding:
- a CDS encoding helix-turn-helix transcriptional regulator, whose amino-acid sequence MRILGEKVRQFRKRKGMSQKELAEGICTQATISLIEKKSKIPSMKIMMKICNRLGIRLSEVIIENDDQLYRTFKKINLLIRQDNLEAANTTFTKIRPKQLRSITDKKQYYYYEGYLQLMLGDNADEAIFNFGMLLNQFVKSSHDMFAILATLGTGLAYERKQSYDKAEIFVKQAVATLDNMDAEALPIGDDDYLQNEILIYASAAQLYAKINFPEAALELIDLALKKAQESQSLYLLDRLYAQKAANEVVLNDIQAAHDHYYVAYALSLVTHNATLTQKITEEMANYHIAPLQVAKEA is encoded by the coding sequence ATGAGAATATTGGGAGAGAAAGTTCGGCAATTTCGGAAGCGAAAAGGCATGTCGCAAAAGGAATTGGCGGAGGGTATTTGTACCCAGGCCACGATTAGTTTAATTGAGAAAAAAAGTAAGATTCCCAGCATGAAAATTATGATGAAAATTTGTAATCGTTTGGGCATTCGATTGTCAGAAGTCATCATTGAAAATGATGATCAATTATATCGGACTTTTAAAAAGATTAATTTATTAATTCGGCAGGATAATTTGGAAGCGGCGAATACGACCTTTACAAAAATCCGACCGAAACAGTTACGGAGTATTACTGATAAAAAACAATATTATTATTATGAAGGTTACTTACAATTGATGTTAGGTGACAATGCGGATGAAGCTATTTTTAACTTTGGAATGTTATTAAATCAATTTGTCAAATCAAGTCATGATATGTTTGCGATTTTAGCGACTTTAGGCACAGGCTTGGCTTACGAACGCAAGCAATCCTACGACAAAGCTGAAATTTTTGTAAAGCAAGCGGTGGCAACTTTGGATAACATGGATGCCGAAGCGTTGCCCATTGGTGATGATGATTATCTACAAAATGAAATCTTAATCTATGCGTCCGCTGCACAATTATATGCTAAAATTAATTTTCCAGAAGCAGCCTTAGAGCTCATTGATTTAGCGTTGAAGAAAGCACAAGAAAGTCAATCATTATACTTGCTAGATCGCTTGTATGCACAAAAAGCGGCCAATGAAGTTGTTTTAAACGATATTCAAGCGGCCCATGACCATTATTATGTGGCCTATGCCTTAAGCCTAGTGACGCATAATGCGACTTTAACCCAAAAAATCACCGAAGAAATGGCCAATTATCACATTGCACCATTGCAAGTGGCTAAAGAAGCCTGA
- a CDS encoding glycerophosphodiester phosphodiesterase: MRSRGWQVINRGVQQLQGPLTLWWSGGLAVALGVKVLGIQFGGMISLFGLLGLSCWLPWLAEKSAARTWSWRQRRLIWALQLLLGLIWLPLGWGGYLATLQASIRLAVPLQNSLFMTRYDWGPWVGGGWLCLWLVAFKWLPSWRQQLRQPTTWRAWWTMGWQTSWWSVIKRLLRGLVPLIGWGILASSLLVALTFGIEQLNVTAGRLMAIVSLATLQSGVWLVLAGSWGLLVAPMQPQRQRLGRYLMLVLVGLNLGYATWWLQTPPKTTPAVIAHRGVNGPDGVQNTTSALKRTVKAAQPTMVEMDIQPTADRHWVVMHDATLTNLARRPGPVADYRLDQLAGLPLREHGHRGELSTFDHYLATSKQLKQPLLVEIKAVGNVAPLMTPFANRYAATIEQRHDAVHSLDYQVVLRLKQHTPQLRVGYIMPFYLTNLAPNQADFYSLQALTVTREQLTAANREHKAVYLWTVDRRLALSRLAVSGATGLITNQPGRLRQLQKRPQHYYGYQLINWLMGWL; encoded by the coding sequence ATGCGATCACGGGGCTGGCAAGTAATCAACCGGGGCGTACAACAGTTACAGGGGCCACTGACACTTTGGTGGAGTGGTGGCTTGGCAGTTGCGCTGGGTGTCAAAGTTTTAGGTATTCAGTTTGGCGGGATGATTAGTTTATTTGGTCTATTAGGACTGAGTTGCTGGTTGCCGTGGTTAGCTGAAAAATCAGCGGCACGGACTTGGTCTTGGCGACAGCGTCGGTTGATTTGGGCCTTACAACTTTTATTAGGGTTAATTTGGCTACCTTTAGGTTGGGGTGGCTATTTAGCGACACTACAAGCCAGTATCCGGTTAGCGGTGCCATTACAGAATAGCCTGTTTATGACACGTTACGACTGGGGACCGTGGGTCGGTGGTGGGTGGCTATGCTTATGGTTGGTTGCCTTTAAGTGGTTACCAAGTTGGCGACAACAATTACGCCAGCCAACGACGTGGCGCGCCTGGTGGACAATGGGCTGGCAGACGAGTTGGTGGTCAGTCATCAAACGGCTGTTACGAGGCCTGGTCCCTTTGATTGGCTGGGGAATCTTAGCTAGTAGCCTCCTGGTAGCCTTAACATTTGGGATTGAACAGCTAAATGTGACTGCCGGGCGCTTGATGGCAATTGTTAGTTTAGCAACGTTGCAGAGTGGTGTCTGGCTAGTGTTAGCCGGAAGTTGGGGACTGCTGGTCGCACCGATGCAACCACAGCGCCAGCGACTTGGGCGTTATTTAATGCTGGTGTTAGTTGGCCTTAATTTGGGCTATGCAACTTGGTGGCTTCAAACGCCACCTAAGACAACACCAGCGGTAATTGCTCATCGTGGTGTTAATGGACCCGATGGTGTTCAAAATACAACTAGCGCGCTAAAACGGACGGTTAAGGCGGCCCAACCGACGATGGTCGAGATGGACATTCAACCGACCGCTGATCGTCATTGGGTCGTGATGCATGATGCCACTTTGACTAATTTAGCACGGCGACCGGGGCCAGTTGCTGATTATCGGTTAGATCAACTCGCCGGGTTACCGTTGCGCGAGCATGGGCACCGTGGTGAATTAAGTACCTTTGATCATTATTTGGCAACTTCGAAACAGTTGAAGCAACCGTTACTTGTTGAAATCAAGGCAGTTGGCAACGTCGCACCGTTAATGACGCCATTCGCTAACCGTTATGCGGCGACAATCGAGCAGCGGCACGATGCGGTGCATTCGTTAGATTATCAAGTGGTACTGCGGTTGAAACAGCACACACCGCAATTACGGGTGGGGTATATCATGCCATTTTATTTAACTAACTTGGCGCCTAATCAGGCAGATTTTTACTCGTTACAAGCATTGACGGTCACCCGTGAACAACTGACAGCCGCTAACCGTGAACATAAAGCCGTTTATTTATGGACGGTGGACCGCCGGCTAGCCCTAAGCCGGTTGGCAGTTAGTGGTGCAACCGGCCTGATTACCAATCAGCCTGGTCGATTACGGCAGTTACAAAAACGACCACAACATTACTATGGCTATCAGCTCATTAATTGGTTAATGGGTTGGTTATAG